A genomic region of Herbaspirillum sp. DW155 contains the following coding sequences:
- a CDS encoding ABC transporter permease — protein MRAPRMAAIRSGLLPVINQMSAAGIITRPGIMTGQVLAGMDALAAAKYQILLMFILAGASGLAAFGAATLAMWRLTDGRQRLRLDRLRNQTRK, from the coding sequence TTGCGTGCGCCGCGCATGGCGGCCATCCGCAGCGGTTTGCTGCCGGTCATCAACCAGATGTCGGCGGCGGGCATCATCACTCGGCCTGGCATCATGACAGGGCAGGTGCTGGCCGGCATGGATGCGCTGGCAGCGGCCAAGTATCAGATCCTGCTCATGTTCATCCTGGCCGGGGCCAGTGGGTTGGCGGCCTTTGGTGCGGCGACGCTCGCCATGTGGCGATTGACGGATGGGCGGCAGCGGTTGCGGTTGGATCGGTTGCGGAATCAGACTCGGAAATAG
- a CDS encoding MgtC/SapB family protein, which translates to MTDYLEIFCRLLFAMLIGCAIGIDRNLRGKPTGMKTLGLVALGSALVTLAAMNFALDADEQNRDAVSRAIQGVITGIGFLGAGVIVHEQRSEKVRGLTTAASIWVTAAVGIVCGAGWWLVALMATGLIFILFLVGRPLEHFLHQQWMRKTDDERADISAREED; encoded by the coding sequence ATGACCGATTACCTGGAAATCTTTTGCCGCCTGCTCTTCGCCATGCTCATCGGCTGCGCCATCGGCATCGACCGCAACCTGCGCGGCAAACCGACCGGCATGAAGACCCTGGGACTGGTGGCGCTGGGGTCCGCCCTGGTCACCCTGGCGGCAATGAATTTCGCGCTGGATGCCGACGAGCAAAACCGCGATGCCGTCAGCCGCGCCATTCAGGGCGTCATTACCGGCATCGGTTTTCTGGGGGCCGGGGTCATCGTCCATGAACAGCGCAGCGAGAAGGTGCGCGGCCTGACCACCGCCGCCTCGATCTGGGTCACGGCGGCCGTAGGCATCGTCTGCGGCGCAGGCTGGTGGCTGGTAGCGCTGATGGCCACCGGCCTGATCTTCATCCTCTTCCTGGTGGGCCGTCCGCTGGAGCACTTCCTGCACCAGCAATGGATGCGCAAGACCGACGATGAGCGCGCCGACATCAGCGCCCGCGAAGAAGACTGA
- the nirB gene encoding nitrite reductase large subunit NirB, which produces MNIIVIGHGMVGHKFLECLAESGAGDLKVTILCEEPRPAYDRVHLSEFFAGKSAEDLSLVAPGFFDAGRSAVQFDLKLNAKAQHIDLERKQVRVNVAGVEETLTYDKLVLATGSYPFVPTVAGNQRKDCFVYRTIEDLEAMLECGSRSKSGVVIGGGLLGLECAKALRDLKLDTHVVEFAPRLMAVQVDESGGRILRQKIEELGVTAHTQKNTVEIVDGKQHTHRMNFEDGSHLETDMIVFSAGIRPRDELARQAGLKVGDRGGIVIDNSCLTSDTAVYAIGECALWNGKIFGLVAPGYDMARTAARHLLSHRDEAIEVPAFNGADMSTKLKLMGVDVASIGDAHGKEAGSRSYQFTDERKQIYKKIVVSESGKHLLGAVMVGDASEYGTLLQMMLNKIELPESPEFLILPQSDGKTKPGLGVDALPESAQICSCNNVSKGQLCAAVASGVTNIGDLKACTKAGTACGGCVPLVTQVMKAEMKKQGLAVNNHVCEHFPYSRQEIHHLVRVGQIKSFDELLAKHGKGLGCDVCKPMVANVLASLWNDFVLKKEHAGLQDSNDYFLGNIQKDGTYSVVPRMAGGEVTPDGLIAVGQIAKKYGLYTKITGGQRVDLFGARVDQLPDIWEELIAAGFETGHAYGKSLRTVKSCVGSTWCRYGVGDSVGFAVRLENRYKGLRSPHKIKFGVSGCTRECAEAQGKDVGIIATEKGWNLYVCGNGGMKPRHAELIASDLDEATLIRYVDRFLMFYVRTADRLQRTSTWRENLEGGLDYLKSVVIDDKLGIAAELESEMQRVVDTYQCEWKKAVTDPETRKRFRHFVNSKAADGNIRFVEERGQIRPATVAEKKLLDIPVVVETV; this is translated from the coding sequence ATGAACATCATCGTCATCGGCCACGGCATGGTCGGCCACAAATTCCTGGAATGCCTGGCCGAGAGCGGCGCAGGCGACCTCAAGGTCACCATCCTGTGCGAAGAACCGCGCCCGGCCTACGACCGCGTGCACCTCTCCGAATTCTTCGCCGGCAAGAGTGCAGAAGACTTGTCTCTGGTGGCGCCGGGCTTCTTCGATGCCGGCCGCAGCGCGGTGCAGTTCGATCTCAAGCTCAACGCCAAGGCCCAGCACATCGACCTGGAACGCAAGCAGGTGCGGGTCAACGTGGCCGGCGTGGAAGAGACCCTGACCTATGACAAGCTGGTGCTGGCCACCGGCTCCTACCCCTTCGTGCCGACCGTGGCCGGCAACCAGCGCAAGGATTGCTTCGTCTATCGCACCATCGAAGACCTGGAAGCGATGCTGGAATGCGGCAGCCGTTCCAAGAGCGGCGTGGTCATCGGCGGCGGTCTGCTGGGCCTGGAATGCGCCAAGGCCCTGCGCGACCTCAAGCTGGACACCCACGTGGTCGAATTCGCCCCGCGCCTGATGGCCGTGCAGGTCGACGAAAGCGGTGGCCGCATCCTGCGCCAGAAGATCGAGGAACTGGGCGTGACCGCCCATACGCAAAAGAATACGGTGGAGATCGTCGATGGCAAGCAGCACACCCATCGCATGAATTTCGAAGACGGCTCGCACCTGGAAACCGACATGATCGTCTTCTCCGCCGGCATCCGTCCGCGCGACGAACTGGCACGCCAGGCCGGTCTGAAGGTGGGCGACCGTGGCGGCATCGTGATCGACAACAGCTGCCTCACCTCGGATACGGCCGTGTATGCCATCGGCGAATGCGCGCTATGGAACGGCAAGATTTTCGGCCTGGTCGCCCCCGGTTACGACATGGCCCGCACTGCGGCCAGGCACCTGCTCTCGCACCGCGATGAAGCCATTGAAGTCCCGGCCTTCAACGGTGCCGACATGAGCACCAAATTGAAACTCATGGGCGTGGACGTGGCCAGCATCGGCGATGCGCACGGCAAGGAGGCCGGCAGCCGCTCGTATCAGTTCACCGATGAACGCAAGCAGATCTACAAGAAGATCGTGGTCTCTGAATCCGGCAAGCACCTGCTGGGTGCAGTGATGGTGGGCGATGCCTCGGAATACGGCACGCTGCTGCAGATGATGCTCAACAAGATCGAACTGCCGGAGTCGCCCGAATTCCTGATCCTGCCGCAATCCGATGGCAAGACCAAGCCGGGCCTGGGCGTGGATGCGCTGCCGGAATCGGCGCAGATCTGTTCCTGCAACAACGTCTCCAAGGGCCAGCTGTGTGCGGCGGTGGCCTCGGGTGTCACCAATATCGGCGACCTGAAGGCTTGCACCAAGGCCGGCACCGCTTGCGGCGGCTGCGTGCCGCTGGTCACGCAGGTAATGAAGGCCGAGATGAAGAAGCAGGGCCTGGCAGTCAACAATCACGTCTGCGAACACTTCCCCTACTCGCGCCAGGAAATCCACCACCTCGTGCGCGTAGGTCAGATCAAGAGCTTCGATGAACTGCTGGCCAAGCATGGCAAGGGCCTGGGCTGCGATGTCTGCAAGCCGATGGTGGCCAATGTACTGGCCTCGCTGTGGAACGACTTCGTGCTCAAGAAGGAACACGCGGGCCTGCAGGATTCCAACGACTACTTCCTCGGCAACATCCAGAAGGATGGCACCTACTCGGTGGTGCCGCGCATGGCCGGTGGCGAAGTCACGCCCGATGGCCTCATCGCCGTGGGCCAGATCGCCAAGAAATACGGCCTCTACACCAAGATCACCGGTGGCCAGCGCGTAGACCTGTTCGGTGCCCGCGTGGACCAGTTGCCCGACATCTGGGAAGAACTGATCGCTGCCGGTTTCGAAACCGGCCATGCCTACGGCAAGTCGCTGCGCACGGTGAAGTCCTGCGTCGGCTCGACCTGGTGCCGTTACGGAGTGGGCGACAGCGTGGGCTTCGCCGTGCGTCTGGAAAACCGCTACAAGGGTCTGCGCTCGCCGCACAAGATCAAGTTCGGCGTCTCCGGCTGCACCCGTGAATGCGCTGAAGCACAGGGCAAGGACGTGGGCATCATCGCCACCGAGAAGGGCTGGAACCTGTACGTCTGCGGCAATGGCGGCATGAAGCCGCGTCATGCCGAACTGATCGCCTCGGACCTCGATGAAGCCACGCTGATCCGTTACGTGGACCGTTTCCTGATGTTCTACGTGCGCACCGCCGACCGCCTGCAACGCACCAGCACCTGGCGCGAGAATCTGGAAGGCGGGCTGGACTACCTCAAGAGCGTGGTCATCGATGATAAGCTGGGCATCGCCGCCGAGCTGGAAAGCGAGATGCAGCGCGTGGTCGACACCTACCAGTGCGAATGGAAGAAGGCCGTCACCGATCCGGAAACGCGCAAGCGCTTCCGCCACTTCGTCAACAGCAAGGCGGCCGACGGCAACATCAGGTTCGTCGAGGAACGCGGGCAGATCCGTCCGGCCACGGTGGCCGAGAAGAAGCTGCTCGATATTCCCGTCGTCGTCGAGACCGTGTGA
- a CDS encoding YnfA family protein, with the protein MKTVFLYLCTALAEIVGCYLPYLWLKQDRSIWLLLPAAASLALFAWLLTLHEAASGRVYAAYGGVYIAVAMAWLWAVDGVRPSAWDCAGVAVALAGMALIAFQPR; encoded by the coding sequence ATGAAAACGGTTTTCCTCTATCTCTGTACCGCCCTGGCCGAAATCGTCGGCTGCTATCTCCCCTACCTCTGGCTCAAGCAGGACCGCAGCATCTGGCTGCTGCTGCCGGCCGCGGCCAGCCTGGCTTTGTTCGCCTGGCTGCTGACGCTGCATGAGGCCGCTTCCGGCCGCGTCTATGCGGCCTATGGCGGCGTCTACATCGCCGTGGCCATGGCCTGGCTGTGGGCGGTGGATGGCGTACGGCCCTCGGCCTGGGATTGCGCCGGGGTAGCGGTCGCGCTGGCAGGCATGGCGCTCATTGCCTTCCAGCCGCGCTAA
- a CDS encoding YbhB/YbcL family Raf kinase inhibitor-like protein, with the protein MSFPRNCLAALALTFSALSAHAADFTVTSSDIKDGQTLSIAQVFNGFGCMGANRSPQLSWSGAPAGTKSFAVTLYDPDAPTGSGWWHWTVFNLPASTTSLPGGIDAKGRGLPAGAVQGRTDFGSSGFGGACPPQGDKPHRYQLVIWALKTENLPLDAQASGAMLGYFLNASALGQARLTAYYGRDLPHAK; encoded by the coding sequence ATGTCTTTTCCCCGCAATTGCCTGGCCGCGCTGGCCCTGACGTTTTCTGCACTGTCGGCCCACGCTGCCGATTTCACCGTCACCAGCAGCGACATCAAGGACGGCCAAACGCTGTCGATCGCGCAGGTCTTCAACGGCTTCGGCTGCATGGGTGCGAACCGCTCACCGCAGCTGTCGTGGTCCGGCGCCCCGGCGGGCACCAAGAGTTTTGCCGTGACCCTGTATGACCCGGATGCGCCTACCGGCAGCGGCTGGTGGCACTGGACCGTATTCAACCTGCCGGCCTCCACCACCAGCCTGCCGGGCGGCATCGATGCAAAAGGCCGAGGCTTGCCGGCAGGTGCCGTGCAGGGTCGCACCGACTTCGGCAGCAGCGGCTTTGGCGGCGCCTGCCCGCCGCAGGGGGACAAACCGCATCGCTATCAATTGGTCATTTGGGCACTGAAAACCGAAAACCTGCCACTGGATGCACAAGCCAGCGGTGCTATGCTCGGCTACTTCCTGAATGCCTCGGCACTCGGCCAGGCGCGGCTGACTGCCTACTACGGACGTGATCTCCCACATGCCAAATGA
- a CDS encoding FAD-dependent oxidoreductase has product MTTAKPSLVVVGNGMAGMRTVEELLKLAPDLYDITVFGAEPHGNYNRIMLSPVLAGDKSIDDIMLNPRAWYDDNGITLHAGDPVERIDRRQRTVHARSGLAVKYDRLLLATGSTPFIIPVPGHQLPGVIAFRDIQDVDTMLQAARTHRHAVAIGGGLLGLEAANGLMRQGMDVTVVHVTDALMNQQLDKPAAALLKKALEDKGLRFLLNAHTEEIVGPDRVTAVRFKDGNSIPADLVVMTAGVRPNIALAKSAGLHCERAIIVDDTLQTYDPRIYAVGECVQHRKATFGLVAPIWDQARVCGAHLAGAGHRRYVQQATATKLKVTGVDLYSAGDFIGGEDTEDLVVRDPRRGIYKRLVLRGTRLVGAVLYGDVKDGPWYFDLIQSGRDISAFRRELPFGQAMCQHAA; this is encoded by the coding sequence ATGACGACCGCCAAGCCCTCGCTGGTCGTGGTCGGCAATGGCATGGCCGGCATGCGCACGGTGGAGGAATTGTTGAAGCTGGCACCGGACCTCTACGACATCACCGTCTTCGGCGCCGAGCCGCACGGCAACTACAACCGCATCATGCTCTCGCCGGTACTGGCCGGCGACAAGAGCATCGATGACATCATGCTCAACCCGCGCGCCTGGTACGACGACAACGGTATCACCCTGCATGCGGGCGATCCGGTGGAACGCATCGACCGCCGCCAGCGCACCGTGCATGCGCGCTCCGGCCTGGCGGTGAAATACGACCGTCTGCTGCTGGCCACCGGTTCCACGCCCTTCATCATCCCGGTGCCGGGCCATCAACTGCCGGGCGTGATCGCCTTTCGCGACATCCAGGACGTGGACACCATGCTGCAAGCCGCACGCACCCATCGCCATGCGGTGGCGATCGGCGGCGGCCTGCTCGGGCTGGAGGCGGCCAATGGCCTGATGCGCCAGGGCATGGACGTGACCGTGGTGCATGTCACCGATGCGCTGATGAATCAGCAACTCGACAAACCCGCCGCCGCCCTGCTGAAGAAAGCGCTGGAAGACAAGGGCCTGCGCTTCCTGCTCAATGCCCATACCGAAGAGATCGTCGGCCCGGATCGCGTCACCGCCGTGCGCTTCAAGGATGGCAACAGCATTCCCGCCGATCTGGTGGTGATGACGGCGGGCGTGCGTCCCAACATCGCCCTGGCCAAGTCGGCAGGCTTGCACTGCGAGCGCGCCATCATCGTCGACGACACCTTGCAGACCTACGACCCGCGCATCTATGCCGTGGGCGAATGCGTGCAGCACCGCAAGGCCACCTTCGGACTGGTGGCGCCGATCTGGGATCAGGCGCGCGTCTGCGGTGCTCATCTGGCCGGTGCCGGTCATCGCCGCTATGTGCAGCAGGCCACCGCCACCAAACTGAAGGTGACCGGCGTGGACCTCTATTCGGCGGGCGATTTCATCGGCGGCGAGGATACCGAAGACCTGGTAGTACGCGACCCGCGCCGGGGCATCTACAAGCGGCTGGTGCTGCGCGGCACACGCCTGGTCGGTGCGGTGCTGTATGGTGACGTCAAGGACGGCCCGTGGTATTTCGACCTGATCCAGAGCGGACGCGACATCAGCGCCTTCCGGCGCGAGCTGCCGTTCGGACAGGCCATGTGCCAGCATGCGGCCTAG
- a CDS encoding molybdopterin-dependent oxidoreductase has protein sequence MNLSQTPLALAVTTTSTTCPYCGVGCGVTASMKQDGSLGIQGDAQHPANFGRLCVKGSALGETVDLDGRLLHPQLRDAQGQLQQVSWDHALDHVAGKFSAIIDAHGPDAVALYVSGQLLTEDYYIANKLMKGYIGSANIDTNSRLCMSSAVAGHKRAFGEDLVPVCYEDLELADLIVLVGSNAAWCHPILFQRIARLKETRPSMRLIVIDPRRTATCELADLHLPVKAGTDVWLFNGLMSYLAHRGLRDNAFIAAHTNGFDEALAMADADCADPATVARICKVGLDDLLAFYEAFAQNEKVVTGFSMGVNQSSVGSDKVNSIINCHLATGRIGKPGMGPFSITGQPNAMGGREVGGLANMLAAHMDLDQPLHREIVQEFWQSPRIADKPGMKAVDMFRAIEEGRIKAVWIMATNPLVSLPDADLVQRALQKCELVVSSDVITRTDTNAFAHVLLPALAWGEKDGTVTNSERRISRQRAFLTAPGEARGDWQIICDVAQRMGFAGFDFEGPHAIFDEHARLSAHRNGEADAGHARRARRVFNLSGLTGMDKAGYDAMTPIQWPVQRLSDGSISGTARVLEDHRFTHADGRARFVPTAPRTPGHAVCEDYPLILNTGRVRDHWHTMTRTGKSATLASHIPESFIDIHPQDALLYGVREGGLARISSRWGAMVARVQHGGGIPRGAVFVPIHWNGQSASDARVGAVVNPVVDPVSGEPEFKHTPVAIEEFRVGWHGFILTRHALELDDITHWTRVQGRDFVRYELAGRNQISDHTAWARALLGVQADDADWLEYEDLSDGSYRAVHVVDDRIDMCLFMSARPDLPSRSWLAGLFAKDKLAEADRVGLLVGQPIEKGADTGPTVCSCFGVGRNTICNAIREQGLSEVSQVTACLKAGGNCGSCVPEIKKLMVEIKVLAAAEARERETAA, from the coding sequence ATGAATCTCTCCCAGACTCCGCTGGCCCTGGCCGTGACCACCACATCGACCACCTGCCCCTATTGCGGCGTGGGTTGCGGGGTGACGGCCTCCATGAAGCAGGATGGCAGCCTGGGCATCCAGGGCGATGCGCAGCACCCGGCCAACTTCGGCCGCCTGTGCGTCAAAGGATCGGCACTGGGTGAAACGGTCGACCTCGATGGCCGCCTGCTGCATCCGCAACTGCGCGATGCGCAGGGCCAGCTGCAGCAGGTCTCGTGGGATCATGCACTGGACCACGTGGCCGGCAAGTTCTCGGCCATCATCGATGCGCATGGACCCGATGCAGTGGCGCTCTACGTCTCGGGCCAGTTGCTGACCGAGGACTACTACATCGCCAACAAGCTCATGAAGGGCTATATCGGCAGCGCCAACATCGATACCAATTCGCGGCTGTGCATGTCCTCGGCAGTGGCCGGACACAAGCGCGCCTTCGGTGAAGACCTGGTACCGGTCTGCTATGAAGATCTGGAACTGGCCGACCTGATCGTGCTGGTAGGATCGAATGCGGCGTGGTGCCACCCCATCCTGTTCCAGCGCATCGCCAGGCTCAAGGAAACCCGCCCGTCCATGCGCCTGATCGTGATCGACCCGCGCCGCACCGCGACCTGCGAACTGGCGGACCTGCACTTGCCGGTCAAGGCAGGCACCGATGTGTGGCTCTTCAATGGACTGATGAGCTACCTGGCTCATCGCGGCCTGCGTGACAATGCCTTCATCGCCGCGCATACGAATGGTTTTGACGAAGCACTGGCGATGGCCGATGCCGATTGCGCCGATCCCGCCACGGTAGCGCGGATCTGCAAGGTCGGCCTCGACGATCTGCTGGCCTTCTACGAAGCCTTTGCCCAGAACGAGAAAGTCGTTACCGGTTTTTCCATGGGCGTGAACCAGTCCTCGGTGGGCAGCGACAAGGTGAACAGCATCATCAACTGCCATCTGGCCACCGGCCGCATCGGCAAGCCCGGCATGGGCCCCTTCTCCATCACCGGTCAGCCCAATGCCATGGGCGGACGCGAGGTCGGCGGCCTGGCCAACATGCTGGCCGCGCACATGGACCTGGACCAGCCATTGCACCGCGAGATCGTGCAGGAATTCTGGCAATCCCCGCGCATCGCGGACAAGCCGGGCATGAAGGCCGTGGACATGTTCCGCGCCATCGAGGAAGGTCGCATCAAGGCGGTGTGGATCATGGCCACCAATCCATTGGTGAGCCTGCCCGATGCCGACCTGGTGCAGCGTGCCTTGCAGAAGTGCGAGCTGGTGGTGTCCTCCGACGTCATCACCCGCACCGATACCAATGCCTTCGCTCACGTGCTGCTACCGGCGCTGGCCTGGGGCGAGAAGGATGGCACGGTCACCAATTCCGAGCGCCGCATTTCCCGGCAGCGGGCTTTCCTCACGGCACCGGGCGAGGCACGCGGTGACTGGCAGATCATCTGCGACGTCGCACAGCGCATGGGCTTTGCGGGATTTGATTTCGAGGGCCCGCATGCGATCTTCGATGAACATGCGCGCCTGTCCGCGCATCGCAATGGAGAAGCCGATGCAGGGCATGCACGCCGCGCACGCCGGGTCTTCAATCTCTCCGGCCTGACGGGGATGGACAAGGCTGGCTATGACGCGATGACACCGATCCAGTGGCCGGTGCAGCGCTTGTCCGATGGCAGCATCAGCGGCACGGCACGCGTACTGGAAGATCATCGTTTCACCCACGCCGATGGCCGCGCCCGTTTCGTGCCGACCGCACCGCGCACGCCGGGACACGCCGTTTGCGAGGATTACCCGCTGATCCTCAACACCGGCCGCGTGCGCGACCACTGGCACACCATGACGCGCACGGGCAAATCGGCCACGCTGGCCAGCCACATCCCCGAGTCCTTCATCGACATCCACCCGCAGGATGCCTTGCTGTATGGTGTGCGCGAAGGTGGCCTGGCGCGCATCAGCAGCCGCTGGGGCGCGATGGTGGCGCGCGTGCAGCATGGCGGCGGGATTCCCCGTGGTGCGGTGTTCGTGCCTATCCACTGGAACGGCCAGTCCGCTTCCGATGCGCGCGTGGGTGCGGTGGTCAATCCGGTGGTCGATCCGGTCTCGGGCGAACCGGAGTTCAAGCACACGCCGGTAGCCATCGAGGAATTCCGCGTGGGTTGGCATGGCTTCATCCTGACCCGCCATGCGCTGGAGCTGGACGACATCACGCACTGGACGCGCGTGCAGGGCCGTGATTTCGTGCGTTATGAACTGGCCGGACGCAATCAGATCAGTGACCACACCGCCTGGGCGCGCGCCTTGCTGGGCGTGCAGGCGGACGATGCCGACTGGCTGGAATATGAAGACTTGAGCGACGGCAGCTATCGTGCCGTGCACGTGGTCGATGACCGCATCGACATGTGCCTGTTCATGTCGGCCCGCCCTGACCTGCCCTCCCGCTCGTGGCTGGCGGGCCTGTTCGCCAAGGACAAGCTGGCCGAGGCCGACCGCGTGGGCCTGCTGGTAGGCCAGCCCATCGAGAAAGGTGCCGACACCGGACCGACCGTCTGCTCCTGTTTTGGCGTGGGTCGCAACACCATCTGCAATGCCATCCGCGAGCAGGGCTTGAGCGAGGTGAGTCAGGTCACGGCCTGCCTGAAGGCGGGCGGCAATTGTGGTTCCTGCGTGCCGGAGATCAAGAAGCTGATGGTGGAGATCAAGGTGCTGGCAGCGGCCGAAGCAAGGGAGCGTGAGACGGCAGCTTAG
- the nirD gene encoding nitrite reductase small subunit NirD — protein MHSDQQIKQWTPVCELAEIVPNTGVAALIGDQQVAIFHVIDRSQGEPQPRVFAIGNYDPNAQAAVLSRGLVGNLGERIVVASPIYKHHFDLTTGQCLEEPANSVPAWPARIDEGKVWIGG, from the coding sequence ATGCACAGCGACCAACAAATCAAGCAATGGACCCCCGTCTGCGAACTGGCAGAGATCGTCCCCAATACCGGCGTGGCCGCGCTGATCGGCGACCAGCAGGTAGCCATCTTCCACGTCATCGACCGCAGCCAGGGCGAGCCGCAGCCGCGTGTCTTCGCCATCGGCAACTATGATCCCAATGCGCAGGCCGCCGTGCTTTCGCGCGGACTGGTGGGTAATCTGGGCGAACGCATCGTGGTGGCCTCGCCGATCTACAAGCATCACTTCGATCTCACCACCGGGCAGTGCCTGGAAGAACCCGCCAACTCGGTACCCGCCTGGCCGGCGCGCATCGATGAAGGCAAAGTCTGGATCGGTGGCTGA
- a CDS encoding helix-turn-helix transcriptional regulator — MPNDLAILPFAHGPRPTLTRIRARHEQQLRQVFIGLASICHVRQGKKRLQWGHRHLLCGQDVLLLIAPGTQMNVTNLPKGGEYAADMISLPSALIERFRLHYPGQGVQARDASAVSSVAQDADVLRAWRHLQDCIREDAAVELQCQAAEGLLLALSLRGAIGGLLRERGDAISHHIEQHLLMLAPEERSLERVAAAFHCSVSTLRRRLAREQTGFRELLDKVQLGLALDQLQASSLPIADIASACGYDSPSRFAMRFRQHYGISPSELRQTLP; from the coding sequence ATGCCAAATGACCTCGCCATCCTGCCCTTCGCACATGGTCCTCGCCCCACGCTGACCCGCATCCGCGCCCGTCACGAACAGCAACTGCGCCAGGTCTTCATCGGCCTGGCCAGCATCTGCCACGTGCGCCAGGGCAAGAAGCGCCTGCAATGGGGCCATCGCCATCTGCTGTGTGGCCAGGATGTCTTGTTGCTCATCGCGCCCGGCACGCAGATGAACGTCACCAACCTGCCCAAGGGGGGCGAGTATGCGGCTGACATGATTTCGTTGCCGTCGGCGCTCATCGAGCGCTTCCGTCTGCACTATCCCGGTCAGGGGGTGCAGGCGCGCGATGCCAGTGCGGTCAGCAGCGTGGCCCAGGATGCCGATGTCCTGCGCGCCTGGCGCCATCTGCAGGACTGCATCCGCGAAGATGCCGCCGTCGAACTGCAGTGCCAGGCCGCCGAGGGTCTGTTGCTGGCACTGAGCCTGCGCGGGGCCATCGGCGGGCTGCTGCGTGAACGGGGCGACGCCATCAGCCACCACATCGAGCAACATCTGCTGATGCTGGCCCCCGAAGAACGCAGCCTGGAGCGCGTGGCCGCAGCGTTTCATTGCAGCGTCTCGACGCTGCGCCGGCGCCTGGCACGCGAGCAGACCGGCTTTCGGGAACTGCTGGACAAGGTGCAGCTGGGGCTGGCACTGGACCAGTTGCAGGCCTCGTCCCTGCCGATTGCCGACATTGCCTCAGCCTGCGGTTACGACTCGCCCTCGCGCTTTGCGATGCGCTTTCGCCAGCATTACGGGATCAGTCCGAGCGAACTGCGCCAGACACTGCCGTGA
- a CDS encoding MFS transporter has protein sequence MSKSNRIALFSLGTPQMRAFHLTWMAFFVCFFAWFACAPLMPVIKGEFHLTPGQIANINIAAVAVTILVRLIVGPLCDRFGPRKTYTGLLLAGAVPVIGVAFAQSYESFLFFRLLIGAVGASFVITQYHTSVMFAPNVVGTANAATAGWGNAGGGVAQGVMPLLMAAMLMLGVSHSWGWRAALLVPGVLMLIMAALYWRFTQDCPDGNYDDLRAAGTTIESGKRGGWASFRAAAANYRVWMLFITYGACFGVEIFIHNIAAIYYVEHFQLSLESAGLAAASFGLLALFARALGGFISDKVALRGGLNRRATLLFVMMLGEGLGLLWFAHAGSVVAAVIAMLCFGLFTHMACGATYALVPFIDRKALGGVAGIIGAGGNVGAVLAGFLMKGLGNTQQTLSMLGVLVTLSALCAVAIRFTASDKHGEAVLADNKAAA, from the coding sequence ATGAGCAAATCCAATCGTATCGCGCTGTTCTCCCTGGGCACGCCCCAGATGCGCGCCTTCCACCTGACCTGGATGGCCTTCTTCGTCTGCTTCTTCGCCTGGTTCGCCTGCGCACCGCTGATGCCGGTGATCAAGGGTGAGTTCCACCTCACCCCGGGCCAGATCGCCAACATCAATATCGCCGCAGTCGCCGTGACCATCCTGGTGCGCCTGATCGTCGGCCCCCTGTGCGACCGCTTCGGCCCGCGCAAGACCTACACCGGCCTCTTGCTGGCCGGCGCCGTGCCGGTCATCGGCGTGGCCTTCGCGCAGAGCTATGAGAGCTTCCTGTTCTTCCGTCTGCTCATCGGTGCGGTCGGTGCCAGCTTCGTCATCACCCAATATCACACCTCGGTGATGTTCGCGCCCAACGTGGTCGGCACCGCCAACGCGGCCACGGCCGGCTGGGGCAATGCCGGTGGCGGCGTGGCGCAGGGCGTGATGCCGCTGCTGATGGCGGCCATGCTGATGCTGGGCGTCTCGCACAGCTGGGGCTGGCGTGCTGCGCTGCTGGTGCCGGGCGTGCTGATGCTGATCATGGCCGCGCTCTACTGGCGCTTTACCCAGGACTGCCCGGACGGCAACTATGACGACCTGCGCGCCGCCGGCACCACCATCGAAAGCGGCAAGCGCGGCGGCTGGGCCAGCTTCCGTGCGGCCGCTGCCAACTATCGCGTGTGGATGCTCTTCATCACCTATGGCGCCTGCTTCGGCGTGGAAATCTTCATCCACAACATCGCCGCCATCTATTACGTCGAACACTTCCAGCTCTCGCTGGAATCGGCCGGCCTCGCCGCCGCCAGCTTCGGCCTGCTGGCGCTGTTTGCCCGCGCCCTGGGCGGCTTCATCTCCGACAAGGTGGCCCTGCGTGGCGGCCTGAACCGCCGCGCCACCCTGCTCTTCGTGATGATGCTGGGCGAAGGCCTGGGCCTGCTGTGGTTCGCCCATGCCGGCAGCGTGGTCGCTGCAGTCATCGCCATGCTGTGCTTTGGTCTGTTCACCCACATGGCCTGCGGCGCCACCTATGCGCTGGTGCCCTTCATCGACCGCAAGGCACTCGGTGGCGTGGCCGGCATCATCGGTGCCGGTGGCAACGTCGGTGCGGTACTGGCGGGCTTCCTGATGAAGGGCCTGGGCAATACCCAGCAAACCCTGTCGATGCTGGGCGTGCTGGTGACCCTCTCGGCCCTGTGCGCCGTGGCCATCCGTTTCACTGCGTCGGACAAGCACGGCGAAGCCGTCCTGGCCGACAACAAAGCTGCAGCCTGA